Proteins co-encoded in one Epinephelus moara isolate mb chromosome 13, YSFRI_EMoa_1.0, whole genome shotgun sequence genomic window:
- the psme3 gene encoding proteasome activator complex subunit 3, with translation MSSLLKVDNEIKTKVDAFRERITSEAEDLVANFFPKKLLELDHFLKDPIINIAELKEIHSEINLTVPDPILLSNLHDGLEAQNAKKRKLEDGGGEDMVTGTKVFVMPGGMMKSNGNLVDLIEKVKPEIRTLIEKCNTVKMWVQLLIPRIEDGNNFGVSIQEETVAELRTVEGEAASYLDQISRYYITRAKLVSKIAKYPHVEDYRRTVTEIDEKEYISLKIIVSELRNQYVTLHDMILKNIEKIKRPRSSNTDALY, from the exons ATGTCTTCACTCCTCAAGGTGGACAATGAAATTAAAACCAAG GTTGATGCTTTCAGGGAACGTATCACTTCAGAA GCAGAGGATCTAGTTGCGAATTTTTTCCCAAAGAAGCTGCTGGAACTTGATCACTTCTTAAAG GATCCAATCATCAACATCGCTGAACTGAAGGAGATCCACTCCGAGATAAACCTGACGGTGCCCGACCCCATCCTGCTCTCAAACCTGCACGACGGTCTAGAAGCG caaaatgccaaaaagaGGAAGCTGGAGGATGGAGGTGGGGAGGACATGG TGACCGGCACTAAGGTCTTCGTCATGCCCGGTGGGATGATGAAGAGCAATGGAAACCTCGTTGATCTTATTGAAAAGGTCAAACCAGAGATCAGGACGCTCATAGAGAAATGTAACACA GTCAAAATGTGGGTTCAGCTGCTCATCCCCAGGATAGAGGATGGCAACAACTTCGGAGTGTCAATCCAGGAGGAGACGGTAGCTGAACTGAGAACAGTCGAAGGAGAGGCAGCGTCTTACCTCGACCAGATATCAAG ATACTACATCACAAGGGCAAAGCTGGTTTCTAAAATAGCAAAATATCCACATGTG GAGGACTATCGGCGCACAGTAACCGAGATTGACGAGAAGGAGTACATCAGTCTGAAGATCATAGTTTCTGAGCTCAGAAATCAATAC GTAACGCTACACGACATGATCCTGAAGAACATTGAGAAGATCAAGAGGCCTCGAAGCAGTAATACCGATGCGTTGTACTGA
- the nbr1a gene encoding NBR1 autophagy cargo receptor a isoform X2, which produces MGLPVTIKVNFRGNVKRFLAQDLDKLEWESVEAWIKASFGINHFQVKYFDEDNEEICINSQDEYEEAIKSAEKQGNQLHMNVYKMKGQACGGPLKTEVKELKGDLRPAPPYPSRVKTVDKGTQVTPEREAVPVKDNKGSKPEDEPPPMWFRSYMEKFKDEVVKEVVERMCSDFSGQCCTHKSSDGPLEASGASGGPIGPRPGPSTSNGSLGYTPNCSSCNKLTSEGAYKCSVCPSCILCEMCRHSHDPSHNLVRTKTPLSIPEHGMSGELRFPRRGDRTVRKAERQRLKAERRQLRAEVKEIKKKLRLEKRGLQWSGPSTSGRANLTNMASASTQVPALPPPAASDTASGPAPAQGPIPAPVPDPQASSPEGPGVSHTSLVPTMAALFLDENLPDGTRLEPGTKFIKYWKMRNSGTISWTSETKLVFMWGNLGLASEEKREVPVPLLLPGQVGVVSVAFVAPVMEGTYTSHWRLAHCGCQFGPRVWCSIVVDPGDGRNALGHLSKRLKEEARPVGKEKEVRSKDSGPGLSVDVNHEDYYFPSVDLLTAQDLLSFELLDINIVQELEKVPNNTPVDLTPCISPLPHDAPVLEKAIISQMKEDAEVTGVRKLFGVKLRQQRELLEPVTQEEDREEEISGAQFLCETVIRSLTLEEAPDHRPLRRAQHSSHKPQVVSRGTSFCFERAVEAEKIATVQEGNEEICAVRLESSALPLNTGLNQITQHEKTRPVIVLEPANENLHISSHHDNEDEEVMVLNDMQNMRRIQEEKEEGGAKGEDWEEVSSQTSSVSSCDDYIIVLPDCFDTSRPLGESMYSSAMSQPDTAAAANMTSEDPDVQQEEEEGFHSEAGGAAPLGERQERTEVVDAEDSSVNTWPPPLPPTHSSVNQMLFASQTLDAVTLTPEVVPPPVLPDPLLPPPALYSPRSEALYLAEDPSPPACDPYEPHQPRVHLNVSSGLSRSAGSASSAFETYNPRPSNALQPRGQGGITEGLVKGALSVAASAYKALFTGPNCSIQRGIDPATRQDPSLMAMLLEMGFRDQRLNQRLLRKHGYSLLHTVNELVQMAEDSQNKAVNTQH; this is translated from the exons ATGGGGCTGCCTGTGACGATTAAAGTCAACTTCCGGGGCAACGTGAAGAGATTTCTGGCTCAGGATTTGGACAAACTGGAGTGGGAGTCCGTTGAAGCCTGG ATCAAAGCGTCTTTTGGGATCAACCACTTTCAAGTCAAATACTTTGACGAGGACAATGAAGAG ATTTGCATCAACAGTCAAG ATGAATATGAAGAAGCCATCAAG AGTGCAGAGAAGCAGGGGAACCAGTTGCACATGAACGTGTACAAGATGAAAGGACAGGCCTGCGGAGGTCCGCTGAAGACGGAGGTGAAGGAGCTGAAAGGAGACCTCCGGCCCGCTCCTCCTTATCCATCCAGGGTCAAGACGGTGGACAAAGGCACACAGGTCACTCCGGAGAGAGAAGCT GTCCCAGTAAAGGACAACAAGGGGAGCAAGCCAGAAGATGAGCCGCCTCCCATGTGGTTTAGATCGTACATGGAGAAG TTCAAAGACGAGGTGGTGAAAGAGGTGGTGGAAAGGATGTGCAGTGACTTCTCTGGCCAGTGTTGCACCCACAAGTCATCTGATGGGCCCCTCGAGGCCAGCGGGGCCAGCGGCGGCCCTATAGGGCCCAGGCCGGGACCCTCCACCTCAAATGGATCCCTTGGCTACACGCcaaactgcagcagctgcaacaaACTCACCTCTGAAGGGGCCTACAAGTGCAG TGTGTGCCCGTCCTGCATCCTGTGTGAGATGTGCAGACATAGCCATGACCCCAGCCACAACCTCGTGAGAACCAAGACACCTCTCTCCATCCCTGAGCATGGAATGTCGGGAGAGTTGAG GTTCCCAAGGCGAGGAGACAGGACAGTGCGCAAGGCCGAGAGACAGCGCCTCAAAGCTGAAAGGAGGCAGCTAAGAGCTGAAGTGAAGGAAATCAAGAAGAAACTGAGACTGGAGAAGAGGGGGCTGCAGTGGAGCGGGCCCTCTACCTCAGGCAGAGCCAACCTGACAAACATGGCCTCCGCGTCCACCCAGGTCCCAGCCCTGCCTCCCCCTGCTGCCTCAGATACAGCCTCAGGTCCAGCCCCAGCCCAAGGTCCCATCCCCGCCCCGGTCCCTGATCCCCAGGCCTCCAGTCCAGA GGGTCCTGGGGTCTCGCACACGTCCTTGGTTCCCACTATGGCTGCCTTGTTTCTGGATGAAAATCTGCCGGACGGCACCCGTCTGGAGCCTGGCACCAAGTTCATCAAATACTGGAAGATGAGGAACTCGGGCACTATCAGCTGGACCTCAGAGACTAAG CTAGTGTTCATGTGGGGAAACCTCGGCCTGGCGtcagaggagaagagggaggtGCCAGTCCCCTTGCTGCTGCCCGGACAAGTGGGAGTGGTCAGTGTGGCCTTTGTCGCTCCCGTGATGGAGGGGACGTACACCTCCCACTGGCGGCTGGCGCACTGCGGGTGTCAGTTTGGCCCGCGTGTCTGGTGCAGCATCGTGGTCGACCCCGGTGACGGCCGCAATGCGCTGGGGCATCTGAGCAAACGACTG AAGGAGGAGGCGAGGCCTGTAGGGAAGGAGAAGGAGGTAAGATCCAAGGACAGTGGCCCCGGCTTGTCTGTAGACGTGAACCATGAGGACTACTACTTCCCCTCAGTCGACCTGCTGACTGCACAG gATCTTCTGTCGTTTGAGTTGTTGGATATAAATATTGTACAAGAGTTGGAGAAGGTTCCTAACAACACTCCTGTGG ATCTGACTCCCTGCATATCCCCTCTGCCCCATGATGCACCAGTGCTTGAGAAGGCGATCATTTCACAGATGAAAGAAGACGCAGAGGTCACAGGAGTCAGGAAACTTTTTG GAGTGAAACTGAGGCAGCAGAGGGAGCTGCTGGAGCCTGTGAcccaggaggaggacagagaggaggagatcagCGGAGCCCAGTTCCTCTGCGAGACGGTCATCCGCTCCCTCACCCTGGAGGAGGCCCCCGATCACAGACCTCTGCGCAGAGCCCAGCACAGCAGCCACAAACCACAGG TTGTTTCCCGGGGCACCAGCTTTTGCTTCGAGAGAGCTGTAGAGGCCGAGAAGATCGCGACGGTACAAGAAGGAAATGAGGAGATCTGCGCCGTTAGACTTGAGAGCTCAGCTCTGCCTCTCAACACAGGCCTCAACCAGATCACCCAGCATGAGAAGACAAGGCCAG TTATTGTGCTGGAACCAGCGAATGAAAACCTGCATATCAGTTCACATCACGATAACGAGGACGAAGAGGTCATGGTACTAAATGACATGCAGAACATGAGGCGTATtcaagaggagaaagaggagggtgGAGCCAAAGGAGAAGACTGGGAGGAG GTCAGCAGCCAGACCTCCTCAGTCTCCTCCTGCGATGATTACATCATTGTCCTCCCAGACTGCTTTGACACCAGCCGGCCTCTTGGTGAGTCCATGTACAGCTCCGCCATGTCGCAGCctgacactgctgctgctgctaacatGACCTCAGAGGACCCAGACgtgcagcaggaggaagaggaaggctTCCACTCCGAGGCAGGCGGGGCAGCACCGCTGGGAGAGAGGCAGGAGAGGACGGAGGTGGTGGATGCGGAGGATTCATCTGTGAACACGTGGCCTCcgcccctccctcccacccacaGCAGTGTGAACCAGATGCTGTTTGCCTCCCAAACCCTGGACGCTGTGACACTCACCCCTGAGGTGGTGCCACCGCCGGTGCTGCCCGACCCCCTGCTGCCCCCACCGGCCCTGTACTCACCCAG GTCTGAGGCACTTTACCTGGCCGAGGACCCCAGTCCTCCAGCCTGTGATCCGTACGAGCCGCACCAACCAAGAGTCCACCTAAATG TATCATCTGGTCTGTCACGATCAGCAGGCTCAGCATCCAGTGCCTTTGAGACATATAACCCCAGACCCAGCAACGCTCTGCAGCCAAG GGGCCAAGGAGGCATCACAGAGGGACTCGTCAAGGGGGCTCTCTCTGTGGCAGCGTCCGCTTATAAAGCTCTCTTCACTGGACCAAACTGCTCAATACAG CGAGGCATCGACCCCGCTACCAGACAGGACCCGTCCCTGATGGCGATGCTGCTGGAGATGGGCTTCAGAGACCAGCGGCTCAACCAGCGGCTGCTGAGGAAGCACGGCTACAGCCTGCTGCACACCGTCAACGAGCTGGTGCAGATGGCCGAGGACAGCCAGAACAAAGCTGTCAACACTCAGCactga
- the g6pc1a.1 gene encoding glucose-6-phosphatase a, catalytic subunit, tandem duplicate 1 has protein sequence MDLLHSWGIELAVHLQTTYSRYEGLFSLASSVADLHTAFFCFFPIWFHLRRDTALRLIWVAVLGDWLNLVLKWVLFGERPYWWVHETRFYGAGQAPSLQQFPITCETGPGSPSGHAMGAAGVWYVMVTALLGIATEKRCPPLLYKFLQLNLWMLMGLVELVVCMSRVYMAAHFPHQVIAGAITGILVSEVVSKQKWIYNASMKKYFYTTLFLTSFAVGFYVLLKTVGVDLLWTIEKAQKWCVKPEWVHLDSTPFASLLRNMGTLFGLGLGLHSPLYTETKKKKSSTSFRLGCVIVSLFLLQLLDRWTFPSEYLMTFYFLSFGKSAVALLIPTTLVPWALSWICRGTREDKNL, from the exons ATGGATCTTCTCCACAGTTGGGGGATCGAGCTGGCAGTTCATCTGCAGACCACATACAGCAGGTATGAGGGTTTGTTTAGCCTGGCGTCCTCAGTGGCCGACCTGCACACGGCATTCTTCTGCTTCTTCCCGATCTGGTTCCACCTGCGGAGGGACACTGCGCTCAGGCTCATCTGGGTGGCCGTCCTTGGAGACTGGCTCAACTTGGTCCTGAAATG GGTTCTGTTTGGGGAGAGGCCGTACTGGTGGGTCCATGAGACCCGGTTTTATGGAGCAGGACAGGCCCCTTCTCTGCAGCAGTTTCCCATCACATGTGAAACTGGACCAG GCAGCCCTTCAGGTCATGCTATGGGTGCAGCTGGTGTCTGGTATGTCATGGTAACGGCACTACTCGGTATAGCAACAGAGAAGCGATGCCCCCCTTTACTATACAA ATTCTTGCAGTTAAATCTGTGGATGCTAATGGGCCTGGTAGAGCTGGTGGTCTGCATGTCCAGGGTCTACATGGCTGCCCACTTTCCACACCAGGTCATCGCTGGAGCCATTACAG GTATACTTGTCTCTGAGGTTGTCTCGAAGCAGAAATGGATCTACAACGCCAGCATGAAGAAATACTTCTACACCACTCTCTTCTTGACCTCCTTCGCTGTTGGCTTCTATGTCCTCCTCAAAACTGTGGGTGTGGACCTGCTGTGGACCATTGAGAAAGCCCAGAAGTGGTGCGTGAAGCCGGAGTGGGTCCACTTGGACAGCACGCCCTTTGCCAGCCTCCTGCGTAACATGGGCACCCTTTTCGGCCTGGGCCTGGGCCTGCACTCGCCCCTCTACACCGAGACCAAGAAGAAGAAATCAAGCACCAGTTTCAGGCTGGGATGTGTTATTGTCTCCTTGTTCCTGCTCCAGCTGTTGGATAGATGGACTTTTCCCTCTGAATATCTTATGACTTTCTATTTCCTATCTTTTGGTAAAAGTGCAGTTGCACTTTTAATCCCAACCACTCTGGTTCCCTGGGCGCTCAGCTGGATTTGCAGGGGAACGAGAGAAGACAAGAACTTGTGA
- the nbr1a gene encoding NBR1 autophagy cargo receptor a isoform X1, which translates to MGLPVTIKVNFRGNVKRFLAQDLDKLEWESVEAWIKASFGINHFQVKYFDEDNEEICINSQDEYEEAIKSAEKQGNQLHMNVYKMKGQACGGPLKTEVKELKGDLRPAPPYPSRVKTVDKGTQVTPEREAVPVKDNKGSKPEDEPPPMWFRSYMEKFKDEVVKEVVERMCSDFSGQCCTHKSSDGPLEASGASGGPIGPRPGPSTSNGSLGYTPNCSSCNKLTSEGAYKCSVCPSCILCEMCRHSHDPSHNLVRTKTPLSIPEHGMSGELRFPRRGDRTVRKAERQRLKAERRQLRAEVKEIKKKLRLEKRGLQWSGPSTSGRANLTNMASASTQVPALPPPAASDTASGPAPAQGPIPAPVPDPQASSPEGPGVSHTSLVPTMAALFLDENLPDGTRLEPGTKFIKYWKMRNSGTISWTSETKLVFMWGNLGLASEEKREVPVPLLLPGQVGVVSVAFVAPVMEGTYTSHWRLAHCGCQFGPRVWCSIVVDPGDGRNALGHLSKRLQKEEARPVGKEKEVRSKDSGPGLSVDVNHEDYYFPSVDLLTAQDLLSFELLDINIVQELEKVPNNTPVDLTPCISPLPHDAPVLEKAIISQMKEDAEVTGVRKLFGVKLRQQRELLEPVTQEEDREEEISGAQFLCETVIRSLTLEEAPDHRPLRRAQHSSHKPQVVSRGTSFCFERAVEAEKIATVQEGNEEICAVRLESSALPLNTGLNQITQHEKTRPVIVLEPANENLHISSHHDNEDEEVMVLNDMQNMRRIQEEKEEGGAKGEDWEEVSSQTSSVSSCDDYIIVLPDCFDTSRPLGESMYSSAMSQPDTAAAANMTSEDPDVQQEEEEGFHSEAGGAAPLGERQERTEVVDAEDSSVNTWPPPLPPTHSSVNQMLFASQTLDAVTLTPEVVPPPVLPDPLLPPPALYSPRSEALYLAEDPSPPACDPYEPHQPRVHLNVSSGLSRSAGSASSAFETYNPRPSNALQPRGQGGITEGLVKGALSVAASAYKALFTGPNCSIQRGIDPATRQDPSLMAMLLEMGFRDQRLNQRLLRKHGYSLLHTVNELVQMAEDSQNKAVNTQH; encoded by the exons ATGGGGCTGCCTGTGACGATTAAAGTCAACTTCCGGGGCAACGTGAAGAGATTTCTGGCTCAGGATTTGGACAAACTGGAGTGGGAGTCCGTTGAAGCCTGG ATCAAAGCGTCTTTTGGGATCAACCACTTTCAAGTCAAATACTTTGACGAGGACAATGAAGAG ATTTGCATCAACAGTCAAG ATGAATATGAAGAAGCCATCAAG AGTGCAGAGAAGCAGGGGAACCAGTTGCACATGAACGTGTACAAGATGAAAGGACAGGCCTGCGGAGGTCCGCTGAAGACGGAGGTGAAGGAGCTGAAAGGAGACCTCCGGCCCGCTCCTCCTTATCCATCCAGGGTCAAGACGGTGGACAAAGGCACACAGGTCACTCCGGAGAGAGAAGCT GTCCCAGTAAAGGACAACAAGGGGAGCAAGCCAGAAGATGAGCCGCCTCCCATGTGGTTTAGATCGTACATGGAGAAG TTCAAAGACGAGGTGGTGAAAGAGGTGGTGGAAAGGATGTGCAGTGACTTCTCTGGCCAGTGTTGCACCCACAAGTCATCTGATGGGCCCCTCGAGGCCAGCGGGGCCAGCGGCGGCCCTATAGGGCCCAGGCCGGGACCCTCCACCTCAAATGGATCCCTTGGCTACACGCcaaactgcagcagctgcaacaaACTCACCTCTGAAGGGGCCTACAAGTGCAG TGTGTGCCCGTCCTGCATCCTGTGTGAGATGTGCAGACATAGCCATGACCCCAGCCACAACCTCGTGAGAACCAAGACACCTCTCTCCATCCCTGAGCATGGAATGTCGGGAGAGTTGAG GTTCCCAAGGCGAGGAGACAGGACAGTGCGCAAGGCCGAGAGACAGCGCCTCAAAGCTGAAAGGAGGCAGCTAAGAGCTGAAGTGAAGGAAATCAAGAAGAAACTGAGACTGGAGAAGAGGGGGCTGCAGTGGAGCGGGCCCTCTACCTCAGGCAGAGCCAACCTGACAAACATGGCCTCCGCGTCCACCCAGGTCCCAGCCCTGCCTCCCCCTGCTGCCTCAGATACAGCCTCAGGTCCAGCCCCAGCCCAAGGTCCCATCCCCGCCCCGGTCCCTGATCCCCAGGCCTCCAGTCCAGA GGGTCCTGGGGTCTCGCACACGTCCTTGGTTCCCACTATGGCTGCCTTGTTTCTGGATGAAAATCTGCCGGACGGCACCCGTCTGGAGCCTGGCACCAAGTTCATCAAATACTGGAAGATGAGGAACTCGGGCACTATCAGCTGGACCTCAGAGACTAAG CTAGTGTTCATGTGGGGAAACCTCGGCCTGGCGtcagaggagaagagggaggtGCCAGTCCCCTTGCTGCTGCCCGGACAAGTGGGAGTGGTCAGTGTGGCCTTTGTCGCTCCCGTGATGGAGGGGACGTACACCTCCCACTGGCGGCTGGCGCACTGCGGGTGTCAGTTTGGCCCGCGTGTCTGGTGCAGCATCGTGGTCGACCCCGGTGACGGCCGCAATGCGCTGGGGCATCTGAGCAAACGACTG CAGAAGGAGGAGGCGAGGCCTGTAGGGAAGGAGAAGGAGGTAAGATCCAAGGACAGTGGCCCCGGCTTGTCTGTAGACGTGAACCATGAGGACTACTACTTCCCCTCAGTCGACCTGCTGACTGCACAG gATCTTCTGTCGTTTGAGTTGTTGGATATAAATATTGTACAAGAGTTGGAGAAGGTTCCTAACAACACTCCTGTGG ATCTGACTCCCTGCATATCCCCTCTGCCCCATGATGCACCAGTGCTTGAGAAGGCGATCATTTCACAGATGAAAGAAGACGCAGAGGTCACAGGAGTCAGGAAACTTTTTG GAGTGAAACTGAGGCAGCAGAGGGAGCTGCTGGAGCCTGTGAcccaggaggaggacagagaggaggagatcagCGGAGCCCAGTTCCTCTGCGAGACGGTCATCCGCTCCCTCACCCTGGAGGAGGCCCCCGATCACAGACCTCTGCGCAGAGCCCAGCACAGCAGCCACAAACCACAGG TTGTTTCCCGGGGCACCAGCTTTTGCTTCGAGAGAGCTGTAGAGGCCGAGAAGATCGCGACGGTACAAGAAGGAAATGAGGAGATCTGCGCCGTTAGACTTGAGAGCTCAGCTCTGCCTCTCAACACAGGCCTCAACCAGATCACCCAGCATGAGAAGACAAGGCCAG TTATTGTGCTGGAACCAGCGAATGAAAACCTGCATATCAGTTCACATCACGATAACGAGGACGAAGAGGTCATGGTACTAAATGACATGCAGAACATGAGGCGTATtcaagaggagaaagaggagggtgGAGCCAAAGGAGAAGACTGGGAGGAG GTCAGCAGCCAGACCTCCTCAGTCTCCTCCTGCGATGATTACATCATTGTCCTCCCAGACTGCTTTGACACCAGCCGGCCTCTTGGTGAGTCCATGTACAGCTCCGCCATGTCGCAGCctgacactgctgctgctgctaacatGACCTCAGAGGACCCAGACgtgcagcaggaggaagaggaaggctTCCACTCCGAGGCAGGCGGGGCAGCACCGCTGGGAGAGAGGCAGGAGAGGACGGAGGTGGTGGATGCGGAGGATTCATCTGTGAACACGTGGCCTCcgcccctccctcccacccacaGCAGTGTGAACCAGATGCTGTTTGCCTCCCAAACCCTGGACGCTGTGACACTCACCCCTGAGGTGGTGCCACCGCCGGTGCTGCCCGACCCCCTGCTGCCCCCACCGGCCCTGTACTCACCCAG GTCTGAGGCACTTTACCTGGCCGAGGACCCCAGTCCTCCAGCCTGTGATCCGTACGAGCCGCACCAACCAAGAGTCCACCTAAATG TATCATCTGGTCTGTCACGATCAGCAGGCTCAGCATCCAGTGCCTTTGAGACATATAACCCCAGACCCAGCAACGCTCTGCAGCCAAG GGGCCAAGGAGGCATCACAGAGGGACTCGTCAAGGGGGCTCTCTCTGTGGCAGCGTCCGCTTATAAAGCTCTCTTCACTGGACCAAACTGCTCAATACAG CGAGGCATCGACCCCGCTACCAGACAGGACCCGTCCCTGATGGCGATGCTGCTGGAGATGGGCTTCAGAGACCAGCGGCTCAACCAGCGGCTGCTGAGGAAGCACGGCTACAGCCTGCTGCACACCGTCAACGAGCTGGTGCAGATGGCCGAGGACAGCCAGAACAAAGCTGTCAACACTCAGCactga